From a region of the Castanea sativa cultivar Marrone di Chiusa Pesio chromosome 10, ASM4071231v1 genome:
- the LOC142612882 gene encoding thaumatin-like protein, which produces MSLFKNLSVISFLFITLCFALADAARFDIKNNCPYTVWAAAVPGGGKQLNRGETWTLNVNPGTTQARIWARTKCTFDGSGRGKCETGDCGGLLQCKAYGVPPNTLAEYALNQFGNKDFFDISLVDGFNVPMELSPTSNGYGCTRGIKCTADINGQCPRELKAPGGCNNPCTVFKTDQYCCNSGKCGPTNYSKFFKDRCSDAYSYPKDDQTSTFTCNAGTNYKVVFCP; this is translated from the exons ATGAGTCTTTTCAAAAACCTCTCCGTAATCTCCTTCCTTTTCATCACTCTTTGCTTTGCCTTGGCTGATGCAGCCAGATTCGATATTAAAAACAATTGCCCTTACACTGTTTGGGCTGCGGCTGTGCCTGGTGGTGGCAAGCAGCTCAACCGAGGAGAAACTTGGACCCTCAACGTCAACCCTGGCACGACACAGGCTCGCATATGGGCTCGAACCAAGTGCACCTTTGATGGGTCAGGACGTGGCAAATGTGAGACTGGTGATTGTGGGGGGCTCCTACAATGCAAAGCCTACGGTGTACCCCCCAACACCCTAGCTGAATACGCCTTAAACCAATTTGGCAACAAGGATTTCTTTGATATCTCCCTTGTTGATGGGTTTAATGTCCCAATGGAACTTAGTCCCACATCTAATGGGT atggGTGCACCCGTGGAATAAAATGTACTGCTGATATCAATGGGCAGTGCCCAAGAGAGTTGAAGGCTCCAGGTGGGTGTAACAATCCATGTACTGTATTCAAGACTGATCAATATTGTTGCAATTCTGGAAAATGTGGTCCAACAAATTACTCTAAGTTTTTCAAGGATCGGTGCTCAGATGCTTACAGTTACCCTAAGGATGACCAGACAAGCACATTTACGTGCAATGCTGGGACTAACTATAAGGTTGTGTTCTGCCCTTGA
- the LOC142612881 gene encoding putative transcriptional regulator tpeD — protein MFYTAGLPFNFARNPYYRNSYAYAATHSIPGYVPPGYNALRTTLLQKERAHVEGLLKPIKDFWLEHGVSIVSDGWSDPQRRPLINIMAVSDGGPVFIKAIDGSGEFKDKHYIAGVLKDAIKEIGHEKVVQVITDNASVMKAAGSLIESEYPKIFWTPCVVHTLNLALKNICAAKNTEKNEVTYEECSWITRIGDDASFIRVFIMNHSMRLAMFNEFCPLKLLQVADTRFASVVVMLKRLKLIKRCLQAMAISDQWASYREDDVGKAQKVKDLILSDLWWDNIDYILEFTAPIYDMLRMADTDKPCLHLMYEMWDSMIEKVKAAIYRHEGLEDDQHCSFWSVVYDILIDRWTKNCTPLHCLAHSLNPKYYSIEWLSENPKRVAPHRDYEISMERCKCLDRYFEDGNELSVVKFEFAAFSGGRFPSPAALTDRWILQPLDWWQYHGTAFPTLQTLALKLLGQPCSSSCAERNWSTYKFIHSLKRNKMAPARADDLVYVHSNLRLLSRRNAEYIHTATKMWDIGGDSWNESDIHGGAGILESATLTLDEPELEAIVIGNVSTSATTSESEVRSEVRSESIDLDDEDVGI, from the exons ATGTTTTACACCGCTGGGCTTCCGTTTAACTTTGCAAGGAACCCATATTATCGTAATTCCTATGCATATGCTGCTACTCATAGCATTCCGGGTTATGTTCCTCCTGGATACAATGCTTTGagaacaacacttttgcaaaaagaaagagcTCATGTTGAAGGACTTCTGAAACCAATTAAGGACTTTTGGCTTGAACATGGTGTAAGTATAGTTTCTGATGGATGGTCTGATCCACAAAGGAggcctcttattaatattatggctGTATCAGATGGGGGTCCAGTGTTTATAAAGGCAATTGATGGGTCAGGTGAATTCAAAGACAAACATTATATTGCTGGGGTGTTGAAGGATGCTATAAAAGAGATTGGACATGAAAAAGTTGTCCAAGTCATCACTGATAATGCTAGTGTGATGAAGGCTGCTGGATCTCTTATTGAAAGTGagtatcctaaaatattttggacaccctgcgttgtccacactctcaatctagctttgaagaatatttgtgcagcaaaaaacactgaaaagaatgaagttacatatgaggaatgtagttggattacacgtattggtgatgatgcatccttcatacgtgtttttatcatgaaccattcaatgaggttggcaatgtttaatgaattttgtccattaaaacTGCTCCAAGTTGCTGATACTAGATTTGCTTCAGTTGTTGTAATGCTAAAaaggttgaagttgataaaaagatgcCTTCAAGCCATGGCTATTAGTGACCAATGGGCTTCTTATAGGGAGGATGATGTTGGAAAAGCTCAAAAAGTGAAAGATCTGATTCTAAGTGATCTTTGGTGGGATAATATTGATTATATCCTTGAATTCACAGcacctatttatgatatgctACGAATGGCCGACACAGATAAGCCTTGTCTTCATCTTATGTATGAAATGTGGGATTCAATGATAGAGAAGGTGAAAGCAGCAATATATCGGCACGAAGGCTTGGAAGATGATCAGCATTGCtcattttggagtgtggtgtatGATATACTCATTGATCGATGGACTAAAAACTGTACACCACTACATTGCTTAGctcattccttaaatcctaa GTATTACTCCATTGAATGGCTTTCGGAAAATCCAAAACGCGTTGCTCCACATCGAGATTatgaaatttctatggaaaGGTGCAAGTGTTTAGATCGATACTTTGAAGATGGGAATGAATTAAGTGTGGTGAAGTTTGAGTTTGCAGCATTTTCAGGAGGGAGGTTTCCTTCACCAGCTGCCTTGACAGATAGGTGGATCTTACAACCTTTGGATTGGTGGCAATACCATGGTACCgcatttccaactcttcaaacccttgcccttaagcttcttggacaaccttgttcatcctcatgtgctgagaggaattggagcacatacaaattcattcattccttaaaaagaaacaaaatggctcCTGCACGTGCTGATgatttggtatatgtgcattCTAATCTTCGACTCTTGTCAAGGCGCAATGCGGAGTACATACATACCGCAACAAAGATGTGGGACATTGGAGGAGACTCTTGGAATGAGAGCGACATACATGGAGGAGCTGGAATTCTTGAGAGTGCAACCCTTACTCTTGATGAGCCAGAGTTGGAGGCCATAGTTATTGGGAATGTTAGCACTAGTGCTACtactagtgaaagtgaagttcgaagtgaagttcgaagtgaatctattgatcttgatgatgaagatgttgggatttga